CTTCGACGCCTCCGCCTTGGTCAGCTCGTCGTCGACCTCTACCTTGGCCTCTTCGGCGAGGGTGTGGAGGTACGAGCGCTGGGCCCCCGTCATCGGCTCGTCGCCGGTGACCCAGTTGTCGGGGTCCTTGATGGTGTTGCTCTCGTCCCGCATTTCCTGCGTGGCCTTGTCCGTCATAGCCTTCACCCTCCGATTCTGGTTTCTGGCGAAAGTGCCCTTCGCGTGTCCATTTTGCAGGAAGCGTACCAAAGAAAAGCCGAAGCAGAGGGCCCTCACCCCCGCTCGTTCCTCGCTGCCCCCTCTCCCGATAACAGGAGAGGGCTGCGCCCTCGCCGT
Above is a window of Longimicrobium sp. DNA encoding:
- a CDS encoding DUF3072 domain-containing protein — translated: MTDKATQEMRDESNTIKDPDNWVTGDEPMTGAQRSYLHTLAEEAKVEVDDELTKAEASKKIDELQEKTGRGQ